From Quercus lobata isolate SW786 chromosome 1, ValleyOak3.0 Primary Assembly, whole genome shotgun sequence, one genomic window encodes:
- the LOC115988673 gene encoding geranylgeranyl pyrophosphate synthase, chloroplastic-like, with translation MSFKNVVHTWVKTCSRSKSKSQPFSSLFDSADTLKKQQESQSKPAFSLETYMTQKIKSINEALDAAISLKDKEPRELHEAMRYSLLPGGKRVCPLFCIASCELVGGTESMAMPAACSCEMIHDAALIQDDLPCMDNAHLRRRKPTTHKAFGEAVAILAADGLLALAFEHIALYTPTAVPPARIVRGIGELARCIGAQGAVAGQVFDISSQRESNVTLEYLEYFHLHKTAAMLEGTVVLGAMLGGGSDEEVEKIRSFARYVGWGFQVVDDILDVTKSSQELGKPTGKDLVDGKVTYPRLMGVEKSREFAEKLNKLALDQLSGFDTQKTVPLVALANYIARRQK, from the coding sequence aTGAGCTTTAAGAATGTTGTTCATACTTGGGTCAAAACTTGTTCCAGATCTAAATCCAAATCTCAACCCTTCTCATCTCTCTTTGACTCTGCCGACACTCTCAAAAAACAACAAGAATCACAGTCAAAACCAGCCTTCAGTCTCGAAACCTACATGACCCAGAAAATCAAATCCATCAACGAAGCTCTGGACGCCGCCATTTCACTCAAAGACAAAGAACCCCGCGAGCTCCACGAGGCCATGCGCTATTCCCTCCTTCCCGGTGGCAAGCGAGTCTGCCCACTCTTCTGCATCGCTTCCTGCGAGCTCGTCGGCGGCACTGAATCCATGGCCATGCCCGCCGCTTGCTCCTGCGAGATGATCCACGACGCGGCTCTCATCCAAGACGATCTCCCTTGCATGGACAATGCTCATCTCCGCCGTAGAAAGCCCACCACCCACAAGGCATTCGGCGAAGCCGTCGCCATTCTCGCCGCCGATGGCCTCTTAGCCTTAGCTTTCGAGCACATTGCCTTGTACACACCAACAGCCGTGCCCCCAGCGAGAATAGTTCGTGGCATTGGGGAGTTAGCGAGGTGCATTGGAGCTCAAGGAGCTGTTGCAGGCCAAGTGTTTGATATAAGTTCTCAGAGAGAGTCTAACGTGACGTTGGAGTATTTGGAGTACTTTCATCTGCATAAGACCGCAGCAATGCTGGAAGGAACAGTGGTTCTTGGAGCTATGTTGGGAGGTGGGTCCGATGAAGAGGTTGAGAAAATTAGGAGTTTCGCGAGATATGTTGGGTGGGGTTTTCAGGTAGTGGATGACATTCTTGATGTGACAAAATCGTCGCAGGAATTGGGAAAACCGACAGGGAAGGACTTGGTGGATGGGAAAGTTACGTATCCAAGGCTAATGGGTGTTGAAAAGTCGAGGGagtttgcggagaaattgaacaAGCTGGCTCTGGATCAGCTTTCTGGGTTTGATACGCAGAAAACGGTGCCGTTGGTTGCATTGGCCAATTACATTGCTCGTAGGCAAAAGTAA